TACACCAAAAAGAACTAACTCCTATCGCCTATCAAGAAGAATCCTATCACTATCGAGATATCAGCGCCTTATCCATGGAGCATTTTAAATCTTTACATCGTATTGTGTTTGATAATTTCAGTCAGATGCTTGAGAAATACTACCACCTTAAAGATGAACATCAGCGTCTGCACCAAAAGTCTCAAGACCTTCGCAAGAATATGACTATTAAACGAAATCGGACAGCACAACGTCTTCAAAACCTAAATAATGATCTTTCCAAAGCTCGAAAAGCTTCAGAGGATAAAATAAAAGCCGATCTGATCATGGCTAATATGCATCAACTTCGACAGGACCAGGAATTTTTAGAGACTTGTAACTATTTTGATGAAAATCAGACATCTATAAAAATTCTATTAAATAAGTCAAAAACACCGGCACAAAATGCTCAGAGCTACTATAAACGTTATCAAAAGTCTAAAAAAGCCAATATTGAAATACAACGACAAATTACTAAAACCCGTCAGGAGCTGGATTATCTAGATCAGGTACTACTTTTCATTGAACAAGCAGAAACCTTGCAAGATCTCGAAGAAGTCCGACAGGAATTAATAAAATCCGGCTATATGAAACGAAAAACCAGCCATAAAAACACTAGGTCTTCCGGCAAAATACAAGAAAGTGGAATTCTTCATTTCCAAACGGAAGAAGGCAGAGATTTGTACGTGGGTAAAAATAATTACCAGAATGAAAAAGTCACCTTTAGCATTGCTGGGAAAAATGATTTATGGTTTCATGTTAAAGATTTTCCTGGTTCTCATGTTATTCTAAAGTCCGGACAAAACGAACTCCCGAATGAAGTCTTAGAAATTGCTGCTATGCTTGCCGCTTATTATTCAAAGGGTAGAATGGGTCAAAATGTAGCCGTAGATTATACCAAATGCCGACATGTACGAAAACAAAGGGGCGCACAGCCGGGTATGGTTATCTATGATCATCATCAAACTTTGTATGTTACACCAGACGAATCCATTATAGGTCAGTTAAAAAAACAGCGTCCATAACAGACGCTGTTTTTAGAATATACTCAGATCTAGCTTCTTTGCTAGACTTTCCAATACTTTAACACCAGCAATGCTGTTTCCTTTAGCATCTAAAGATGGACCAAATACACCAATTCCCATTTTACCTGGCGATACAGCTAATATGCCTCCGCCAACGCCACTTTTAGAAGGAACCCCTACACTAACAGCATATTCACCTGACCCATCATATAAACCGCAAGTTGTCATAACAGCTTTTACCGTTTTACATATTTTTTTGCTTATTAGCTCTCTCCCGTCTATAATGCTTTTGCCATCATTCGCAAGAACAACTGCTATAGAGGCAATGTCTTCACATGTAACTTCTATAGAGCACAACCGGAAATATGCATCTAGCAACTCTTCTACGTTTGTTTCAATGGTTCCGGTGCTTTTCATAAAATATGCCAAGGCCCTATTACGGTCACCTGTCTCTTTTTCTGATAAATAAACACTTTCATTCACTTTGATATAAGGATTATTCGACAGACTTCGAATCATATTAAGGATCCGTTCATA
This genomic interval from Tindallia magadiensis contains the following:
- a CDS encoding Rqc2 family fibronectin-binding protein produces the protein MPLDGSMVLALKTELEREILNHRIDKIHQPESDELIIITRGQGQNKKILLSAHSKFPRIHLTTLSKINPTTPPMFCMLLRKHLIGNRVIKIHQPSLERIIELEIEGADELNQLSKKRLIIEMMGKHSNIILVDDQNNSIMDSIKRVPVHISRKRQILPGLPYQYPPSDKHNPFEVIDFEEWLHAMHSSDERSIEKDFLTTFAGISPSLAKELCYQSSLDSNQLFNTLLNEEKEVLYHSYINWLKLLHQKELTPIAYQEESYHYRDISALSMEHFKSLHRIVFDNFSQMLEKYYHLKDEHQRLHQKSQDLRKNMTIKRNRTAQRLQNLNNDLSKARKASEDKIKADLIMANMHQLRQDQEFLETCNYFDENQTSIKILLNKSKTPAQNAQSYYKRYQKSKKANIEIQRQITKTRQELDYLDQVLLFIEQAETLQDLEEVRQELIKSGYMKRKTSHKNTRSSGKIQESGILHFQTEEGRDLYVGKNNYQNEKVTFSIAGKNDLWFHVKDFPGSHVILKSGQNELPNEVLEIAAMLAAYYSKGRMGQNVAVDYTKCRHVRKQRGAQPGMVIYDHHQTLYVTPDESIIGQLKKQRP
- the glsA gene encoding glutaminase A, whose protein sequence is MMQNILEKILEDHRHWTKEGALATYIPELSKQKIDALGIYVHEINGEVYKAGEWNTPFTIQSISKIISFICVLQDNSIDTLYKKITVAPSSDGFNSIVNLETKNEHRPLNPMINSGAIACIELVSGNTLEEKYERILNMIRSLSNNPYIKVNESVYLSEKETGDRNRALAYFMKSTGTIETNVEELLDAYFRLCSIEVTCEDIASIAVVLANDGKSIIDGRELISKKICKTVKAVMTTCGLYDGSGEYAVSVGVPSKSGVGGGILAVSPGKMGIGVFGPSLDAKGNSIAGVKVLESLAKKLDLSIF